A single region of the Streptococcus macedonicus ACA-DC 198 genome encodes:
- a CDS encoding Glycosyl transferase, family 2, which produces MSENKHTIAICAYGESSYLEECIRSVEKQTVSSDVYLYTSTPNDYIKSLAEKHHLPLYVGERKSIGADWNQALSHCKTTYATIVHQDDLYDETFTEKVMASFKKHPDSTIVYTDYHELKMTAEGVKDIASNQNLKIKRLMLNVLSVCSGSKWWRNRVLSFGNPICCPSVSYNMSKLSDFKFDEEMKTSLDWYAWYTISAQYKGRFSYIKESLMFHRIHEESETTATISNNTRTNEDLQMYQLLWPKVIANLLIKFYQKSQNSNQ; this is translated from the coding sequence ATGAGTGAAAATAAACATACCATTGCCATTTGTGCATATGGGGAAAGTTCATATTTAGAAGAGTGTATTCGTTCGGTTGAGAAACAAACAGTATCATCTGATGTTTATCTGTATACATCAACACCAAACGATTACATTAAATCATTAGCAGAAAAACATCATCTTCCATTATATGTTGGTGAACGTAAATCAATTGGCGCGGACTGGAATCAAGCACTCTCACATTGTAAGACAACATATGCAACAATTGTTCACCAAGATGATTTATATGATGAAACTTTCACTGAAAAGGTAATGGCTTCGTTTAAAAAACACCCTGATTCAACAATTGTTTATACTGATTACCATGAATTAAAAATGACAGCAGAAGGAGTAAAAGATATAGCTAGCAACCAAAATTTGAAAATCAAACGCTTGATGCTTAATGTTTTATCTGTATGTTCAGGTTCAAAATGGTGGCGCAATCGAGTTTTATCATTTGGTAATCCAATTTGTTGCCCAAGTGTTTCATATAATATGTCTAAACTATCTGATTTTAAATTTGATGAAGAAATGAAAACAAGTTTGGACTGGTATGCTTGGTACACTATCTCTGCACAATATAAAGGACGTTTTTCTTATATTAAAGAGTCGTTGATGTTCCACCGTATTCATGAAGAATCTGAAACGACAGCGACGATTTCTAACAATACTCGCACAAACGAAGATTTACAAATGTATCAATTGCTTTGGCCAAAAGTTATCGCTAACTTACTGATTAAGTTTTATCAAAAAAGTCAGAATTCAAATCAATAG